A single genomic interval of Schistocerca americana isolate TAMUIC-IGC-003095 chromosome 2, iqSchAmer2.1, whole genome shotgun sequence harbors:
- the LOC124594701 gene encoding uncharacterized protein LOC124594701, whose amino-acid sequence MRGGAVRKGPLSALDKAVKAAVKSWLFLPQRASTEQLYLALGEGGCGLTPLADAADISTIVHGFRMLHCDDATVRDIAWATLTTAARRRLGREPSRSDLATYLSGSTEGDLARDGGDIQSLWTRVRNATRRLAPRGVTWRWSELLSELQVEVGGRPAIADDAEHGGIGGVTQPATEGTAPGTTRHLEDGGDGPQHDDDSVGRTANTGVEHVRVGGGAKRLLSRTLRECLRQRLRHILLRKPDQGKVFECTRESTASNHFIAGGKYTRFADWRFIHRARLGVVPLNGCRRFDGRANNNKACRRCGHDNETLPHVINACMVHSAALQYRHNAVLNRLATAVAGRPRRGNTAVPDIRINQAVIGDSSGLRPDLVITDEVAKTVTIVDVTIPFENRRIALDNARQLKRIKYADVARGLAARGYSVTVDALVVGSLGAWDRQNDAVLRHLGIASRYCQLMRRLMVSDTIKWSRDIYVEHITGHRQYVSP is encoded by the coding sequence ATGCGGGGCGGAGCGGTACGCAAGGGGCCGCTATCTGCACTCGACAAGGCAGTGAAAGCGGCTGTCAAATCATGGCTGTTCCTCCCACAGCGTGCGTCCACCGAACAGCTGTACCTCGCGCTGGGAGAGGGAGGATGCGGCCTGACGCCGCTCGCGGACGCTGCGGACATCTCCACCATCGTCCATGGCTTCCGCATGCTGCACTGCGACGACGCCACCGTCCGCGACATCGCCTGGGCCACTCTAACTACGGCCGCGCGCCGCCGACTGGGGAGGGAGCCGAGTCGTTCCGACTTGGCCACCTACCTTAGCGGCAGCACTGAGGGTGACCTCGCACGCGACGGAGGTGACATCCAGTCACTGTGGACGCGCGTCAGGAACGCCACAAGGCGCCTAGCGCCGCGTGGCGTCACCTGGCGCTGGAGTGAACTGCTTTCCGAGTTGCAGGTGGAGGTCGGCGGCCGACCCGCCATCGCTGACGACGCGGAACACGGCGGCATCGGAGGGGTGACGCAGCCGGCCACGGAGGGGACGGCGCCTGGGACTACACGACACCTCGAAGATGGCGGCGATGGACCGCAGCACGATGATGACAGCGTGGGACGCACCGCCAACACTGGCGTCGAGCATGTCCGGGTGGGAGGGGGCGCCAAACGTCTTCTCTCGCGGACGCTCCGCGAGTGTCTGAGGCAGCGCCTGCGCCACATTCTACTCAGGAAACCGGACCAGGGGAAGGTGTTCGAGTGCACCAGGGAGTCCACAGCGTCCAACCACTTCATAGCGGGAGGCAAATACACCCGCTTCGCAGACTGGCGCTTTATCCATCGCGCCAGGCTCGGAGTCGTGCCTCTGAACGGTTGTCGCCGCTTTGATGGGCGGGCCAACAACAACAAAGCCTGCCGACGCTGTGGCCACGACAACGAGACGCTCCCGCACGTAATTAACGCGTGCATGGTGCACTCAGCAGCCCTGCAGTATCGCCACAACGCGGTCCTCAACCGCCTCGCGACAGCAGTCGCAGGGCGGCCAAGAAGAGGAAACACTGCTGTTCCTGACATCAGGATCAACCAAGCCGTCATAGGGGACAGCAGTGGGCTGCGTCCGGACCTCGTAATAACTGACGAGGTCGCGAAGACTGTAACCATCGTCGATGTGACAATCCCCTTCGAGAACAGGCGGATTGCGCTCGACAACGCTCGGCAACTGAAGAGGATAAAGTACGCCGACGTTGCGCGCGGATTAGCCGCTCGCGGCTATTCCGTCACTGTCGACGCCCTGGTTGTCGGCAGTCTGGGGGCGTGGGACCGCCAGAACGATGCAGTGCTTCGGCACCTAGGCATCGCTAGCCGCTACTGCCAACTGATGCGGCGGCTGATGGTGTCTGACACCATCAAGTGGTCCCGCGACATTTACGTGGAACACATTACTGGCCACCGCCAGTATGTGTCCCCCTAG